The following proteins are co-located in the Heliorestis convoluta genome:
- a CDS encoding PAS domain-containing protein, with the protein MKVSKEQERQGNSSFYQNLLTIVGDFFYVIHYEKDQPFLHWHMGHLVEEVPMILSLLLNQDEAIDYVHLDDQLLLSHFQEVIATGERSRLTFRFIDPKGQTRWFQYHAIPEKDNELGKVTRIYGFIRDVTEQELAWKARELYEREVEARRKQIELHQRNKIAQLQLAIFYQRLFNKLIHNTLKKTCNGTSEVSLRLLLLVNELMDDIFATPTSWNKHGTPNPNEKEPISLKDVINPMIIFFEEMAINQNKQVQISFDFDENKVVSLARKPFLKMILGIFVYLLEQEEGSSHLHFQSKNSRSGQVFFHFYIEDNRAIMPLRLFEMLGNKVQAINWTESYTLYGPFALALIEAKVIAEESGGTFLLKKRVESGVEIQGTFPI; encoded by the coding sequence TTGAAAGTAAGCAAAGAACAAGAAAGACAAGGTAATAGTAGCTTCTATCAAAATCTTTTGACGATCGTAGGCGACTTTTTTTACGTAATTCATTACGAGAAAGATCAGCCTTTTCTACATTGGCATATGGGTCATCTAGTAGAAGAAGTGCCGATGATTCTATCTCTTCTATTGAACCAGGATGAGGCTATTGACTATGTCCATCTTGATGATCAATTGCTCCTATCGCATTTTCAGGAAGTGATTGCTACAGGAGAAAGAAGTCGCCTTACCTTTCGATTTATCGATCCAAAGGGACAAACGCGGTGGTTTCAATATCATGCCATCCCGGAGAAGGATAATGAGTTGGGTAAAGTCACGAGAATCTATGGATTTATTCGTGATGTCACAGAGCAAGAATTGGCTTGGAAAGCGCGAGAACTATATGAAAGAGAGGTAGAAGCGAGAAGAAAGCAAATAGAATTGCATCAGCGTAATAAAATAGCACAGTTGCAATTGGCTATTTTCTACCAACGATTGTTCAATAAGTTGATACATAATACTCTCAAAAAAACATGCAACGGCACGTCAGAAGTAAGTCTTCGTCTTCTTTTATTAGTCAATGAACTGATGGATGACATATTCGCCACGCCTACATCATGGAACAAGCATGGTACTCCTAATCCAAATGAAAAAGAGCCTATTTCATTGAAAGACGTGATCAACCCTATGATTATTTTTTTCGAGGAGATGGCAATAAATCAGAATAAGCAGGTACAGATTTCTTTTGATTTTGATGAAAACAAAGTAGTTTCCCTAGCTCGGAAGCCCTTTCTGAAAATGATATTGGGCATCTTCGTTTATTTATTAGAGCAAGAAGAAGGTTCTAGCCATTTGCATTTTCAGTCTAAGAACAGTCGCTCCGGTCAAGTCTTTTTTCATTTTTACATTGAAGACAATCGTGCTATCATGCCATTGCGGCTTTTTGAAATGCTAGGAAATAAGGTCCAAGCTATTAACTGGACAGAATCTTATACACTCTATGGTCCCTTTGCACTTGCTCTCATAGAAGCAAAAGTCATTGCTGAAGAAAGTGGTGGCACCTTTTTGCTTAAGAAGAGAGTTGAAAGCGGTGTAGAGATTCAAGGCACCTTTCCTATCTAG
- a CDS encoding energy-coupling factor ABC transporter ATP-binding protein has product MRSLVEIESLVHRYPDKTTIEFGGIDFHIAPGEIVALLGSNGSGKSTLLNHMIGQLVPHSGKIKVFGANPRKEIKKIRHSLGMVLQSPEEQLIGPTVWDDIAFALYNATWPEEEIISQVDTIMKELSIVHLAEKLPHYLSGGEQQKVALAGAIVMNPKLLILDEPFSRLDLKSKEALVQLLRKINEKYGTAILLTSHDLSMLPELVHKVYILKKGSFIGAGKPEEVLLDVPLLTQADLEPPPLLELVKRLRQQGINLPYTSNVKEVTDALLPYLSFPPRAISR; this is encoded by the coding sequence ATGAGATCACTCGTAGAAATTGAGTCATTGGTTCATCGATATCCTGATAAGACAACCATCGAATTTGGTGGGATTGATTTTCACATTGCGCCGGGTGAAATAGTAGCCTTGCTCGGTAGCAACGGTTCTGGAAAAAGTACGCTCCTCAATCATATGATCGGTCAGCTTGTACCTCATTCGGGAAAGATTAAAGTTTTTGGCGCCAACCCTCGTAAAGAAATCAAGAAAATCCGTCATTCGCTCGGTATGGTGTTACAATCACCAGAAGAGCAGCTCATTGGGCCTACTGTTTGGGATGACATTGCTTTTGCTCTTTATAACGCTACGTGGCCAGAAGAAGAAATTATTTCTCAAGTCGACACAATCATGAAAGAGCTATCGATTGTTCACCTTGCTGAAAAACTTCCACACTACCTCAGCGGTGGAGAACAGCAAAAAGTAGCTTTAGCCGGTGCGATCGTTATGAATCCTAAATTGCTGATTCTTGATGAGCCCTTTTCACGCCTTGATCTCAAAAGCAAAGAAGCTCTCGTACAGTTACTGCGCAAAATCAATGAAAAATACGGCACAGCCATTTTACTTACTTCCCATGATCTTTCCATGCTGCCAGAACTGGTTCATAAAGTCTACATTTTGAAGAAGGGTTCTTTTATTGGTGCTGGAAAGCCTGAAGAAGTCCTTCTTGATGTGCCTCTATTGACCCAGGCAGATCTAGAGCCACCACCGTTGCTCGAATTGGTGAAACGATTGCGCCAGCAAGGCATCAACCTCCCCTATACCTCCAATGTCAAAGAGGTGACGGATGCACTTTTGCCTTATCTATCCTTTCCTCCACGAGCTATATCTCGCTAA
- a CDS encoding CbiQ family ECF transporter T component has protein sequence MSLQTVDILAVSGSSYLHRVTATCKLLTLLFMIISVLITKNIYLLSVLAASLLLFLHFNLNFSLLKQLTIYIYPLFFSLIYGFFFLSFTGEALLVVVLRALTAVILLLTLIVTTPYVKIFSTLNRVAPSVLLDIFFLTYRAFFLLLSKVLEILALLRLRGAMEGLSLRRRLTNMGSFFGLAFVKAIDLNEKNYWMMTVRGYEGAMYSKGERSFQGRDLLIYITSVLYFALAVLL, from the coding sequence ATGAGTTTACAAACTGTTGATATTCTGGCCGTCTCAGGAAGTAGCTATCTCCATCGAGTGACGGCTACATGTAAGCTTCTAACCTTGTTATTCATGATAATTTCTGTACTAATAACGAAGAATATTTATCTGTTAAGTGTCCTAGCTGCATCTCTTCTACTTTTTCTGCATTTTAACCTTAATTTTTCATTACTTAAGCAGCTTACAATCTATATCTATCCCCTTTTCTTCAGCCTTATCTATGGCTTCTTTTTTCTTAGTTTTACTGGTGAAGCCCTTTTGGTTGTTGTGTTACGAGCTCTTACTGCGGTCATACTTTTGCTAACTTTGATCGTAACAACACCTTATGTAAAAATTTTTTCAACCCTTAACAGAGTAGCTCCTTCGGTACTACTCGATATCTTCTTCCTCACCTATCGAGCTTTCTTTCTTTTGCTATCGAAAGTTTTAGAAATCCTTGCTCTTTTACGGTTGCGAGGGGCTATGGAAGGATTATCCTTACGGCGCCGACTGACCAATATGGGTTCCTTTTTCGGTTTAGCCTTTGTAAAAGCCATCGATTTAAACGAAAAAAACTATTGGATGATGACAGTTCGAGGCTATGAAGGTGCAATGTACAGCAAAGGCGAAAGATCTTTTCAAGGAAGAGATCTTCTTATCTATATCACGTCTGTTCTTTACTTTGCTTTGGCGGTGTTGTTATGA
- a CDS encoding tyrosine-type recombinase/integrase encodes MDNNHLDNFITYGLKRRSTVTRETYKAALLHFELFLRTRKLVLDNFTKQDVQDYLDAMEGEGKAPATIHKHFYALRAYSKWIKRKTLTEDIRLIHLPDVKKIKPETLSKEERQALVAMASENKRNVAIILLFLGAGLSVSELVTLNRCDVRLENNRGTIIIHKRNAEKTREVAIGPMIRQALSDYLFEREDDHSALFISNRDRPISTRSVQMIIKKYGGDKLRATVLRHTFISAMVQGEEDWSVIQKQAGLITPQMLPRYAKPTKVQIQEVADRLFDEE; translated from the coding sequence ATGGATAACAATCATTTAGATAACTTTATCACGTATGGATTAAAAAGAAGGTCTACTGTAACAAGAGAAACTTACAAAGCAGCACTATTACATTTTGAACTTTTTTTAAGAACAAGAAAGCTTGTTCTGGATAACTTTACCAAGCAAGATGTCCAAGACTATCTGGATGCAATGGAAGGGGAAGGGAAAGCACCTGCAACCATTCACAAGCACTTTTATGCACTCAGAGCGTATAGCAAATGGATAAAGAGAAAGACCTTAACGGAAGACATTCGACTCATTCATCTTCCCGATGTCAAAAAAATAAAGCCTGAGACGCTCTCTAAAGAAGAGCGTCAGGCTCTCGTCGCGATGGCCAGTGAAAACAAAAGAAACGTGGCTATTATTCTTTTGTTCTTAGGCGCTGGACTCTCCGTATCTGAACTGGTAACATTGAATCGCTGTGATGTAAGATTAGAAAACAATCGTGGTACTATAATTATTCATAAAAGGAATGCAGAAAAAACTAGAGAAGTAGCCATCGGTCCAATGATCCGCCAAGCCCTCTCTGACTATCTTTTTGAAAGAGAGGACGACCATTCTGCACTTTTTATTAGCAATAGAGATCGTCCAATCAGTACACGTTCAGTTCAAATGATCATAAAAAAGTATGGCGGAGATAAGCTACGAGCTACTGTTCTCCGCCATACTTTTATCTCGGCCATGGTTCAAGGGGAAGAAGACTGGTCCGTTATTCAAAAACAGGCAGGCCTAATAACACCACAAATGTTGCCGCGATATGCGAAGCCAACAAAAGTACAAATTCAAGAAGTGGCCGATCGTTTATTTGACGAAGAATAG
- a CDS encoding sensor histidine kinase, whose product MHSIHSIEKKIKEHEQHFLASFEQAAVGIAHATIDGRIILVNQRFAYILGYDPKELINMHIEEINFQEDWKDVANRLSRLVDGTLDRYVVERQLKTKKGEVVWTNVTASMVKDIDEVPQYYILIFEDITEQKKSARVLKKYQLLFENARDIILFVSTEGHIVEANRAAEIAYGYEREALLSLNIRDLRAPSSLHVVERQMKQADSTNGIIFETLHQRKDGMFFPVEVSSISTMVDQQPLLLSIIRDISERKKQEEEIKRKNEKILSYSRTLEKINEQLTLANQLKSEFLANVSHELRTPLNAIIGYADLLQQAEELTKNERIIFTDTIFKSGLQLLRILNDVFELSMIETEASVIEEIVPVALNDLFSEVEEAYRSKIKNKGIEFQVQLPPSDLIIMADFMKLQEVLHRIIDNALKFTEKGSITITYQKQKGKVECLIKDTGIGIDSSKLHLIFEKFIQLDGSVSRKYGGTGLGLPISKALIEQMKGTIEAESEGIGMGTTIRMTFQEKKAQ is encoded by the coding sequence TTGCATTCTATCCATTCAATTGAAAAAAAGATCAAGGAACATGAGCAACATTTTTTAGCATCTTTTGAACAAGCTGCTGTAGGCATAGCCCATGCTACCATTGACGGGCGCATCATTCTAGTGAATCAACGTTTTGCTTATATTCTGGGCTATGATCCAAAAGAACTGATAAACATGCATATTGAAGAGATTAACTTTCAAGAAGATTGGAAAGATGTAGCGAATCGATTATCTCGCCTCGTAGATGGTACCTTAGATCGTTATGTTGTAGAAAGACAATTAAAAACCAAAAAGGGGGAGGTTGTCTGGACCAACGTAACGGCATCTATGGTTAAAGACATTGATGAAGTACCACAATATTATATCTTGATCTTTGAAGATATAACGGAGCAGAAAAAATCAGCGAGGGTGCTGAAAAAATATCAATTACTCTTTGAAAATGCTAGAGATATCATCTTATTTGTTTCTACAGAAGGGCATATTGTAGAAGCCAATCGAGCGGCAGAAATCGCTTATGGTTATGAACGAGAAGCCTTATTAAGCTTAAACATTCGCGATCTTAGAGCCCCTTCATCACTTCATGTAGTAGAACGTCAAATGAAGCAAGCAGATAGCACAAATGGCATTATCTTTGAGACGCTTCATCAAAGAAAAGACGGAATGTTTTTTCCGGTAGAAGTAAGTTCTATTAGTACTATGGTCGATCAACAGCCTCTTTTGCTTAGTATTATTCGAGATATATCAGAAAGGAAAAAGCAAGAAGAAGAGATCAAAAGAAAAAATGAAAAAATCTTATCCTACAGCCGTACTTTAGAAAAAATTAATGAACAACTTACTTTGGCCAACCAACTAAAATCAGAATTTCTTGCTAATGTATCTCATGAATTAAGGACACCTCTGAATGCGATTATCGGGTACGCTGATTTATTACAACAAGCAGAAGAATTGACGAAAAATGAAAGAATTATCTTTACCGACACCATTTTCAAAAGTGGTTTACAGCTTTTACGGATATTGAACGATGTCTTTGAATTATCTATGATTGAAACAGAAGCATCTGTTATTGAAGAGATTGTACCTGTTGCCTTGAATGATCTTTTTTCAGAAGTTGAAGAAGCTTATCGATCCAAAATTAAAAATAAAGGTATTGAGTTTCAAGTCCAGCTTCCACCATCTGACCTCATAATTATGGCTGACTTTATGAAATTACAAGAAGTTTTACACAGAATCATAGATAACGCTCTTAAATTTACCGAAAAAGGCTCTATTACAATCACTTATCAAAAACAAAAGGGTAAAGTAGAATGTCTTATTAAAGATACAGGAATTGGTATAGATTCATCAAAACTGCATCTGATATTTGAAAAATTTATTCAGCTTGATGGTTCTGTTAGTAGAAAATATGGAGGAACAGGCCTTGGCTTGCCTATTAGCAAAGCCTTGATCGAACAAATGAAGGGAACAATTGAGGCAGAAAGTGAAGGAATCGGTATGGGAACGACAATTCGAATGACTTTTCAAGAAAAGAAAGCGCAATAA
- a CDS encoding methyl-accepting chemotaxis protein: MKSIRFKLLIYFGLAIVVVCTALGMLASYTASQALEQKTEEALTQYAKNAADLVGSKIDYHLLAIESVASRDDIRTMNWQEQLEDLKEESDRLGYLTMAVVTPDGVAHYVDGTETYLGDRSYIQKAFAGESNMSDILISRVINAPVIMVAAPIYGEFQEIVGVLIARLAGTSLSHIITDISFGESGYAYMINGEGTMVAHRNEQLVLDQVNYIEEGKSDATLQELSFFMSTMVTEGTVMATYNYEGVVRYASSATVEGTDWYIAVATTQSEVMAAIRDLYRNIFLSSAFVLVIGLALIYGLAQKVIINPLFQLKKELSTLAEKGGDLTQKVETPSNDEIGDLAQAVNSFIEKIHRIVSSVKDSSNLVTASTTEIATAMIHTGQSASQISQSIEEIADGASKQSEEASKIIVMMNQADQGMSLGLHNSKRLVEKATQATSLAEKGEMAINEAISNLNMVEKTVEFATEAIQNLGLRSSEIGEIVTIITNISNQTNLLALNAAIEAARAGEQGKGFAVVSEEVRKLAEESKESAEKISRLIKDIQAETSVTVRSMESNLEVVKKQLHIITQGGDMLKEIVIEVTDTKTDSLRLQDVFSSLNKSFEEVQRAIQEISTLIENTAAASEEVASSAEEQLATVEEVSVHTDEVAKAASKLNEEVGRFKT; the protein is encoded by the coding sequence ATGAAAAGCATACGTTTCAAACTATTAATCTATTTTGGCTTGGCCATTGTTGTTGTCTGTACAGCACTCGGTATGCTCGCTAGTTATACGGCTTCCCAAGCCTTAGAGCAGAAAACAGAAGAAGCGCTTACTCAATATGCTAAGAATGCAGCCGATCTTGTTGGAAGCAAAATCGACTATCACCTACTAGCCATAGAAAGCGTTGCCAGTCGTGACGATATACGTACTATGAATTGGCAAGAGCAACTGGAGGATCTGAAAGAGGAAAGTGATCGTCTCGGTTATTTGACCATGGCTGTAGTGACTCCCGATGGTGTAGCCCATTATGTAGATGGAACAGAGACCTATCTGGGCGATCGTTCTTATATTCAGAAAGCTTTTGCTGGTGAAAGCAATATGTCTGATATCCTTATTAGTCGTGTAATTAATGCACCTGTTATTATGGTTGCGGCACCGATTTATGGAGAGTTTCAGGAGATTGTAGGCGTACTTATAGCACGCCTCGCCGGTACAAGCTTGAGCCACATAATAACAGATATTTCATTTGGTGAAAGTGGCTACGCCTATATGATCAATGGTGAAGGGACCATGGTGGCTCATCGAAATGAACAACTCGTATTAGATCAAGTGAACTACATAGAGGAAGGCAAAAGCGATGCAACATTACAGGAACTTTCTTTCTTTATGAGTACCATGGTTACAGAAGGCACCGTTATGGCTACCTATAACTATGAAGGCGTCGTTCGCTATGCTAGCTCAGCGACTGTAGAAGGAACGGACTGGTATATTGCTGTTGCAACGACCCAAAGTGAAGTAATGGCAGCAATTCGTGATCTTTATAGAAATATATTTCTCTCTTCAGCTTTTGTCCTAGTCATAGGACTGGCATTAATCTATGGGCTAGCTCAAAAAGTCATTATCAATCCTCTTTTCCAGTTAAAAAAAGAGCTTTCTACATTGGCAGAAAAAGGCGGCGATCTTACACAAAAAGTAGAGACGCCAAGTAATGACGAAATAGGCGATCTTGCTCAAGCCGTCAATTCCTTTATAGAAAAAATCCACCGTATTGTTTCTTCAGTCAAAGATAGTTCCAACCTCGTGACAGCTTCTACAACAGAAATTGCTACCGCCATGATTCATACGGGGCAATCAGCCAGTCAGATCTCTCAAAGTATTGAAGAGATTGCTGATGGTGCGAGCAAACAAAGTGAAGAAGCAAGTAAAATTATAGTGATGATGAATCAAGCTGATCAAGGTATGTCCCTTGGGCTTCATAACTCTAAGAGACTTGTAGAAAAGGCGACGCAAGCCACGTCACTTGCTGAAAAAGGAGAAATGGCGATTAATGAAGCCATTTCCAACCTGAATATGGTTGAAAAAACAGTAGAGTTTGCCACAGAAGCAATTCAGAATCTAGGACTTCGTTCTTCTGAAATTGGCGAGATTGTTACAATCATTACCAATATATCCAATCAAACCAACTTACTAGCGTTAAACGCAGCCATAGAAGCAGCTCGTGCTGGTGAACAAGGCAAAGGCTTTGCTGTTGTCTCTGAGGAAGTACGAAAACTTGCTGAGGAATCAAAAGAATCGGCAGAGAAAATTTCAAGATTAATCAAAGATATTCAAGCAGAAACGTCTGTAACGGTACGATCGATGGAAAGCAATTTAGAAGTCGTGAAAAAGCAGCTTCATATTATTACCCAAGGTGGCGATATGCTCAAAGAAATTGTTATTGAAGTAACAGACACGAAAACAGATTCTCTGCGATTACAAGACGTATTTAGCTCTTTGAATAAGAGCTTTGAAGAGGTACAACGAGCCATTCAAGAGATTTCTACGTTGATTGAAAACACCGCTGCTGCTTCAGAAGAAGTTGCTTCTTCTGCTGAAGAACAGTTAGCAACAGTAGAAGAAGTCTCCGTTCATACCGATGAAGTAGCAAAAGCAGCTTCGAAATTAAATGAAGAAGTAGGTCGCTTTAAGACTTGA
- a CDS encoding PP2C family protein-serine/threonine phosphatase, producing MDNKKILLTLGRLDQSILEFLALNHAILTIPFKDCCTLLLKRLPVADVALLGQFNDLTQALRVIECIKVEEPLLPIIAYMPELPEQDKWLLIEKGLDWFFSSPLNLLELRAVMKRENRRFRFLRRYEQQMNQVEVEIQVARQIMNHLLPKKGCFQNIEVQWIQRPHSLLGGDMFYYYDLPDEKLALFLIDVSGHGLTSSMVTMALRSLLKGVALKVQEPIQVMTELNRHICDLFMNLPETIYAACTYCIVDRLNQCIHYSNAGNPDACLFGTNGTVQKLKTENMALGIYPDLEFQKKTIRLQEQQRLALFTDGIYDKRGSLESKFALRDQVIQSIALGRDLSLAVLCEQLEKSLDKSLQHSEDDYSLLLVQW from the coding sequence ATGGATAACAAGAAAATACTATTAACGCTCGGGCGTTTGGATCAATCGATTCTAGAGTTTCTAGCATTGAATCACGCCATTCTTACGATACCTTTTAAAGATTGCTGCACTTTGTTACTAAAGCGTCTTCCTGTTGCTGATGTCGCTTTGTTGGGACAGTTCAATGATTTGACCCAAGCTTTACGGGTCATTGAATGTATCAAAGTAGAAGAGCCTCTCTTGCCTATTATTGCTTATATGCCAGAACTACCTGAGCAAGATAAATGGCTTCTTATAGAGAAGGGGCTAGATTGGTTTTTTTCGTCGCCACTGAATCTTCTCGAGTTGAGAGCTGTTATGAAAAGAGAAAATAGACGCTTTCGCTTTCTGCGACGGTATGAACAACAAATGAACCAAGTTGAGGTAGAGATTCAAGTAGCTAGGCAGATTATGAATCATCTTTTGCCGAAAAAAGGTTGCTTTCAGAACATTGAAGTTCAATGGATACAGAGACCCCACTCTCTTCTTGGCGGTGACATGTTTTATTACTATGACCTACCTGATGAGAAACTGGCTCTCTTTCTTATTGATGTTTCTGGTCATGGTTTGACGTCTTCTATGGTAACGATGGCATTGCGTTCTCTCTTAAAAGGTGTGGCCTTAAAAGTACAAGAACCGATTCAAGTGATGACAGAGTTAAATCGCCACATTTGTGATCTTTTTATGAACTTACCGGAAACAATCTATGCAGCCTGTACCTATTGCATTGTTGATAGACTGAACCAGTGTATACACTATAGTAATGCCGGAAACCCTGATGCCTGTCTATTTGGTACCAATGGAACTGTTCAAAAATTAAAAACGGAGAATATGGCCCTAGGTATCTATCCCGATCTAGAATTTCAGAAAAAGACGATTCGGTTACAGGAACAGCAAAGATTGGCACTCTTTACCGATGGAATCTATGATAAAAGAGGATCTCTAGAATCTAAGTTCGCTTTACGGGACCAAGTGATTCAATCTATAGCGCTAGGAAGAGATCTTTCTCTAGCTGTGCTTTGTGAGCAGTTAGAAAAAAGCCTTGATAAAAGCTTGCAGCACTCTGAAGATGATTACTCACTTCTTCTTGTACAATGGTGA
- a CDS encoding AAA family ATPase yields MKIRLNINPEAQLANLKNSTWLPSKLPESIKTVKTLRNDKAKEKKTSKAMDNNVREINNEAIEEILKELNSLVGLQEVKTLIHELRSFVEVRNMRIEQGLTNEAMALHMIFKGNPGTGKTTVSRIVGRLFKELGVLPKGHVIEVERADLVGEYIGHTAIRAREQVKKALGGVLFIDEAYSLARGGDKDFGKECVDCLVKSVEDFRDNLIVILSGYKDEMNIFLKTNPGIRSRFPIQLEFPDYATKELLEIADSMVKEREYYLSGEGKLALEKHLNEQERNGHPHRGNARLVRNIIEKSIRRHAVRLLSTNNEKKFSRQELMVLEAQDITEGCKQCYDEKK; encoded by the coding sequence ATGAAAATAAGGTTGAACATAAATCCAGAGGCTCAATTGGCCAACCTAAAAAATAGTACCTGGTTGCCTTCTAAGCTACCGGAATCAATCAAAACTGTTAAAACATTAAGGAACGATAAAGCCAAAGAAAAAAAAACATCCAAGGCAATGGATAACAATGTAAGGGAAATCAACAACGAAGCAATAGAAGAGATTCTCAAAGAATTAAACAGTCTGGTAGGCCTTCAAGAAGTAAAAACATTAATTCATGAACTCAGGTCTTTTGTTGAAGTTCGCAATATGAGAATAGAACAAGGCTTAACGAATGAGGCTATGGCGCTACACATGATATTCAAAGGCAATCCAGGCACAGGAAAAACGACAGTATCTCGAATAGTAGGAAGACTGTTTAAGGAGTTAGGTGTCCTTCCAAAAGGCCATGTAATTGAGGTAGAAAGAGCGGACCTCGTAGGTGAGTATATTGGACATACAGCAATTCGAGCGAGAGAACAAGTGAAGAAGGCCCTCGGTGGTGTACTTTTTATTGATGAAGCCTATTCACTGGCTCGTGGTGGTGACAAAGACTTTGGTAAAGAATGTGTCGATTGTTTGGTCAAAAGTGTTGAAGACTTTCGCGACAACCTTATTGTTATTTTATCGGGATATAAAGATGAAATGAACATATTCTTAAAAACAAATCCAGGCATTCGATCTAGATTTCCAATTCAATTAGAATTTCCTGATTATGCCACAAAAGAATTATTAGAAATTGCCGACTCCATGGTTAAAGAAAGAGAGTACTATTTATCAGGTGAAGGCAAGTTGGCCTTAGAAAAACATTTGAATGAACAAGAACGAAACGGCCATCCTCATCGAGGCAATGCAAGATTGGTTCGTAATATCATAGAAAAATCGATTCGCAGACATGCAGTGCGATTGTTAAGTACAAATAATGAAAAGAAGTTTTCGCGTCAAGAACTTATGGTGTTAGAAGCACAGGATATAACAGAAGGTTGTAAACAATGTTACGATGAGAAAAAATGA
- a CDS encoding STAS domain-containing protein, whose amino-acid sequence MQDRIRRLDELVDISIDFRPCKDYEQIVFTGHLVYNTNAKTKSLLHNQSTTVRGTILDLSKIQNIDSTGFGVLVNLSKEAKQQNRKLAVVVTDPFIDQLFQISKVYLLFPVVDSPEKALQILDQGYVPTLSPEQY is encoded by the coding sequence ATGCAAGACAGAATACGACGTCTCGATGAACTGGTTGATATCTCAATTGATTTTAGACCTTGTAAAGACTATGAACAAATCGTATTTACAGGTCATCTTGTCTACAACACCAACGCAAAAACGAAAAGTCTTCTTCATAATCAATCGACTACGGTACGTGGTACTATCTTAGATCTGAGCAAAATTCAAAATATAGATAGCACAGGTTTCGGGGTACTTGTAAATTTAAGTAAAGAAGCGAAGCAGCAAAATAGAAAGTTAGCCGTTGTTGTTACCGATCCTTTTATTGATCAGCTTTTTCAAATCTCTAAAGTTTACTTACTTTTCCCGGTCGTTGACTCTCCTGAAAAAGCTCTTCAAATATTAGATCAAGGCTATGTACCGACCCTTTCACCGGAACAATACTGA
- a CDS encoding energy-coupling factor ABC transporter permease yields the protein MTHLHFPDGILPLWFVALGFILTAIILVPALQRLKAEEHFARKVSMIALFSALMIIAMSIPLGFIHYHMNLAVLVSLLLGPWYAFISIFVVNTFLSLIGHGGITVVGLNTIILGFEAFLAYYIFSVLRKLLQPYIALFSTVLLSLLSTTAFMLFVVFFATLTTEPLLLAEYLEKGQQLAGGVMLWSIQIILPIAFIGALIEGTVTLVIAKYLCRLKPELMQHLDLRTDVVSLPTKKHRKNPLKVIVNNQSQEEDKKERK from the coding sequence GTGACCCATCTACATTTTCCCGATGGCATATTACCACTATGGTTCGTAGCACTGGGATTTATTCTTACAGCTATCATTCTAGTTCCTGCATTACAGAGACTTAAAGCAGAAGAGCACTTTGCCAGAAAAGTCTCAATGATTGCTCTTTTTTCAGCATTAATGATCATTGCTATGTCGATTCCTTTAGGCTTTATCCACTATCATATGAATCTTGCCGTGCTTGTAAGTTTGCTACTAGGACCTTGGTATGCTTTTATTTCCATCTTTGTCGTTAATACTTTTCTTAGCTTAATTGGTCATGGTGGTATCACTGTAGTCGGACTGAATACAATCATCTTGGGGTTTGAAGCATTTCTAGCTTATTATATTTTTTCAGTTTTACGAAAGCTTTTACAGCCTTACATAGCTCTTTTTTCAACAGTTTTGCTTTCTCTATTAAGTACAACAGCTTTTATGCTTTTTGTAGTCTTTTTTGCCACTTTAACAACGGAGCCACTTCTTTTAGCAGAATACTTGGAAAAAGGACAGCAACTCGCTGGTGGCGTTATGCTCTGGTCTATACAGATCATTTTGCCTATCGCTTTCATCGGTGCACTCATAGAAGGAACTGTTACTCTCGTCATTGCCAAGTATTTATGCAGACTCAAACCTGAACTGATGCAGCACCTAGACTTGAGAACAGACGTTGTAAGCTTGCCAACAAAAAAGCATAGAAAAAATCCTCTCAAAGTAATTGTGAACAATCAAAGTCAAGAAGAAGATAAAAAAGAAAGAAAGTAA